Part of the Dehalococcoidia bacterium genome is shown below.
GCGAAGAATGAGGCTGCCCCTTACAGGTGTGCTGCTGTTTCACATGAAGTTGTAATGATTTGAGAATCCCGAAGTGAGAACAGGCAGTTTTGTTGACAATATTGTGGGTCGATAGTATCATTTTAAGCTGAGGTGTGTTTTATGCTGGCGAAAGTGAATTCTGCCGCAGTGGTCGGGCTTGAGGGTCAATTGGTCGAAGTGGAAGTGGATATTTCAGGCGGATTGCCTTCCACAACCATCGTTGGGCTGCCGGATACAGCAGTGCAGGAATCTCGTGAACGGGTGCGGTCAGCGATTCGCAACGCAGGGTGTACCTTCCCGGCAAAGCGGATCACCGTCAACCTGGCTCCTGCCGACCTGAAAAAGGCCGGTCCGGCTTATGATCTCCCCATTGCTGTGGGCATCATCCTCAGTTCTGAACAGGCCAGTCTCGATGGGTTGGGTAACGCGCTCTTTTTGGGGGAGCTTTCCCTGGATGGCAGTCTTCGGCATACTCACGGCATCCTTCCCATGGTGTCTCTTGCCAGAGAGAAGGGGCTTTCGCCGGTCTTTGTACCCGCTGCCGATGCCAGGGAAGCTGCCCTTATTCAAGGTATCACTGTGATTTCGGTGGAATCTCTAACGCAACTGTTGGCTCATCTGCGCGGTGAAACCGTGATCCCTCAGTATGTTCTTCATGATAATCCCCTCGATGCGGTGGAAAGGACAGATTCAGGGATAGACATGTCACATATAAAGGGACAGGAGCATGCCAAGAGAGCCTTGGAGGTTGCGGCGGCTGGCGGACACAACTTGTTGATGAGCGGGCCTCCGGGAGGTGGTAAGACGCTTCTGGCTCGCTCGCTTCCCTCCATTCTCTCCAAAATGAACGCCGATGAAGCGCTGGAGGTCACTAAAATATACAGCGTGAGCGGACTTCTTCCTGCTGATACGCCGCTCATCGTTCAAAGGCCCTTCCGCTCGCCGCACTATACCGTCTCAGATGCCGGGCTTGTGGGAGGAGGTCGATGGCCCAAACCCGGTGAGATCAGTCTGAGCCACAGAGGAGTGTTGTTTCTCGATGAACTGCCTGAATTCGGAAGCGCTGTTCTGGAGGTTTTGAGGCAGCCTCTTGAGG
Proteins encoded:
- a CDS encoding YifB family Mg chelatase-like AAA ATPase, with translation MLAKVNSAAVVGLEGQLVEVEVDISGGLPSTTIVGLPDTAVQESRERVRSAIRNAGCTFPAKRITVNLAPADLKKAGPAYDLPIAVGIILSSEQASLDGLGNALFLGELSLDGSLRHTHGILPMVSLAREKGLSPVFVPAADAREAALIQGITVISVESLTQLLAHLRGETVIPQYVLHDNPLDAVERTDSGIDMSHIKGQEHAKRALEVAAAGGHNLLMSGPPGGGKTLLARSLPSILSKMNADEALEVTKIYSVSGLLPADTPLIVQRPFRSPHYTVSDAGLVGGGRWPKPGEISLSHRGVLFLDELPEFGSAVLEVLRQPLEDRMVTITRAQGSITYPANFMLIGAMNPCPCGYYGDPVKQCTCSSTLVSRYQKRISGPLLDRIDIFIEVPRIEYQKLTDERLGEKSESIRARVETARQAQWKRFEGTRLTCNADMTPIEIRDFCQTAPEAQNLLQAAARQLSLSARSFHRILKLSRTIADFEGAEVISAGHLAEALQYRPRQMG